From Anopheles funestus chromosome 3RL, idAnoFuneDA-416_04, whole genome shotgun sequence, a single genomic window includes:
- the LOC125771640 gene encoding uncharacterized protein LOC125771640, producing MRSAALRLVSLSKFEMSNCSQTWMWKHVIILVAFACVITGKIMITKVDYLSNPDYLTMQVQINNETEGSTVDVDGSLFMDVEQGVFVNIELDSKMDGEYMTMIGTNKELCNTEEAGMDPVVPLLNEELEKFGNLSFNCPFDKGYYRVRQFRMSNDHMLVKMVPPGEYIVKMDLQHQQPNATDKVQVFKLSFFFEIS from the exons ATGAGGTCCGCTGCGTTGCGCTTAGTTTCATTGTCGAAATTTGAAATGTCTAATTGTAGCCAAACATGGATGTGGAAGCATGTGATCATACTGGTTGCCTTTGCGTGTGTG ATCACGGGCAAAATTATGATCACAAAGGTTGACTATCTGTCGAATCCGGACTATCTGACGATGCAGGTACAGATTAACAACGAAACCGAAGGCAGCACGGTCGATGTGGACGGGAGTTTATTCATGGATGTGGAGCAGGGTGTTTTCGTGAACATAGAGCTTGACTCCAAGATGGACGGTGAGTACATGACGATGATCGGCACTAACAAGGAGCTATGCAATACGGAGGAAGCCGGCATGGATCCGGTTGTGCCACTGTTGAACGAGGAGCTGGAGAAATTCGGTAACCTGAGCTTCAACTGTCCATTCGACAAG GGATACTATCGCGTACGACAGTTCCGCATGAGCAATGATCATATGCTGGTGAAAATGGTACCGCCCGGGGAGTACATCGTGAAGATGGACCTTCAACATCAGCAACCGAACGCAACGGATAAGGTGCAGGTGTTCAAGCTGTCGTTCTTCTTCGAAATTTCATAA